In Quercus robur chromosome 10, dhQueRobu3.1, whole genome shotgun sequence, a genomic segment contains:
- the LOC126702513 gene encoding putative disease resistance protein RGA3 produces the protein MAEFVLSVVAKGLMAKVMSLASEHIGTAWGVKEEIGKLQVSLTKIQAVLHDAEKRQVSDESVKIWLLELKDIAYKADNVLDKFGYEILRQKVETQNRKKVRNFFSTSNPIVFPFKMGSKIKNINQMLDRIKTDVTLLGLRESLNPIPKIGLDRETDSFIDDSEVVGRGDDVLKIVNLLIGANNQQVISVIPIVGMAGLGKTTIAKLVYNHELVKKHFDVKIWVCVSDNFDVKRILREILEILENNCSGLENKNTILKHLQKKLLGKRYLLILDDVWNEDSEKWDSLRSSLLAINQNNGNNIIVTTRNDNVAQIMETSPRHKLEKLLEDECWLLFKKKAFANERILVTLDLEDIGRKIAKRCGGNPLAAKVLGGMMRFKEDKSEWLAIQNSKTWESMEDNNGVFPTLKLSFDHLPTPFLKQCFAYCSIFPKDFVIEKKVLVQLWMAEGFLQTSKTCFSEMEDIGNKYFDLLLANSLFQDPEKDFFGDITRCKMHDLVHDLALSISEGETLHLEGNLGDDIDASHIRRLSLKSNDHMTHAIPLSKDGMGRLRTIFLNCVDLGDKLLEFKYVRGLSLSGSCIKELPNSIGKLRHLRLLRIEDTYIKLIPNSVTMLYNLQTLVIKNCCYLEELPKDLRNLINLRHMDIDTAVGFDFLSRFRMKKLPIDLGRLTCLQTLPFFHIGQDVGGQIEELGCLSQLRGELRIHNLEHVRDKEEAKTANLAVKSKVHKLGFYWSWCRGEGNNNDEDVMEGLQPHPNLKSLKIEKFNGEKFPSWLLGSDNIRGGLLLFDHLLEIRLNSCRKCEKIPTLGHLPSLKVLDIMEMYNVRCIGTEFYSSYNGEGSSNSRGGSGSGSTVLFPALETLVLEGMSNLVEWTEATAEMGMIFPRLQKLKVAECGELTSAPRHFPSIKKLIIYRITGLAFEKIISELTTLTSIQIQKVSELACLPQHFLQKNTSLMDLNIWNCADLESILPHEHVWPICTSLRSLSIHGCDQLSTLPDALHNLHCLEGIDVNCCSNLRSFPSIQGIASLLQHLRISCSDVVLPTGLQSCMSLQYLNICNCPHLISIPDLRNLHSLIHLEIDSCPNLISIPDLKDLPSLTRLKIRSCSKLKSIPDLKELPSLTGLDICDCSDLVLIPDLKELSSLTQLKISGCHNLISIPDIRQLRSLTQLGIRRCQNMRCVPDGLECLTRLECLWIGDFCQELNSFPSLNSIQHSHAPLQRLHLYGWDSLNSLPEAIKYSTALQILEISEFGEIISLPDWLGNLSSIQELYIYNCKNLMYLPKTQAMRRLIKLEQLSIFQCPKLEERCAQGSGAEWSKIAHIPKFSSNAWMDHYNS, from the coding sequence ATGGCTGAATTTGTCCTTAGTGTTGTTGCAAAGGGATTAATGGCCAAGGTGATGTCACTAGCTAGTGAGCATATCGGTACTGCATGGGGTGTCAAGGAGGAGATAGGAAAGCTTCAAGTCTCATTAACCAAGATTCAAGCTGTTCTACATGATGCTGAGAAAAGGCAAGTAAGTGATGAGTCTGTGAAGATCTGGCTACTAGAGCTTAAAGATATAGCTTATAAAGCCGACAATGTGCTAGATAAGTTTGGCTATGAGATTCTTCGACAAAAGGTGGAGACTCAAAACAGAAAGAAGGTACGCAACTTCTTTTCAACCTCCAATCCTATTGTATTCCCCTTTAAGATGggaagcaaaataaaaaacatcaaccaaaTGTTGGATAGAATTAAGACTGATGTAACTCTCCTTGGCCTTAGAGAGTCTTTGAACCCAATACCCAAGATCGGTCTAGATCGGGAGACAGACTCTTTTATTGATGATTCGGAAGTTGTAGGCCGAGGAGATGATGTCTTAAAAATTGTCAACTTGTTGATTGGTGCAAATAATCAACAAGTTATCTCTGTTATTCCTATTGTGGGTATGGCAGGTCTTGGAAAGACAACTATAGCAAAATTAGTTTACAATCATGAACTAGTAAAGAAACATTTTGATGTGAAGATATGGGTATGTGTATCTGAtaattttgatgttaaaagGATTTTAAGAGAGATTCTTGAAATCCTTGAGAATAATTGTAGTGggttagaaaataaaaatacaatactTAAACACCTTCAAAAGAAGTTGTTGGGAAAAAGATATCTTCTCATACTTGATGATGTGTGGAATGAAGATAGTGAGAAATGGGATAGTTTAAGGAGTAGTTTGTTGGCAATTAATcaaaataatggaaataacattATTGTAACTACTCGTAATGACAATGTGGCACAAATCATGGAGACAAGTCCTAGACataaattggaaaaactatTAGAAGATGAATGTTggttactatttaaaaaaaaggcaTTTGCAAATGAAAGAATTCTAGTAACTCTAGATTTGGAGGATATTGGAAGAAAGATCGCTAAAAGATGTGGAGGGAATCCACTGGCTGCAAAAGTTTTAGGAGGAATGATGCGGTTCAAAGAGGACAAAAGTGAATGGCTAGCGATTCAAAATAGTAAAACTTGGGAGTCAATGGAGGACAATAATGGAGTCTTTCCAACATTAAAGTTAAGCTTTGATCATCTCCCAACACCATTTCTAAAACAATGTTTTGCATATTGTTCAATTTTTCCCAAGGATTTTGTTATTGAAAAGAAAGTACTAGTTCAACTCTGGATGGCTGAAGGATTCCTTCAAACatctaaaacatgtttttcGGAGATGGAGGATATTGGCAACAAGTATTTTGATTTGTTATTGGCAAACTCCTTATTTCAAGATCCAGAAAAGGATTTTTTTGGTGATATTACAAGGTGCAAGATGCATGATCTTGTGCACGATCTTGCGCTCTCAATTTCGGAAGGAGAAACCTTGCATTTGGAGGGAAATTTGGGGGATGACATTGATGCCTCTCATATTCGACGTTTATCTCTTAAATCTAATGACCATATGACACATGCAATCCCATTATCTAAAGATGGCATGGGTAGGTTACGcacaatttttttgaattgtgTTGATCTTGGCGACAAGTTATTGGAGTTTAAATATGTACGTGGTCTATCGCTATCTGGGTCATGTATAAAAGAGCTACCCAACTCCATTGGTAAGTTGAGACATTTAAGGCTTCTTCGCATTGAGGACACCTACATCAAATTAATACCCAATTCTGTTACCATGCTCTACAACTTGCAAACTCTAGTAATCAAGAATTGTTGTTATCTCGAAGAGCTTCCAAAAGATCTACGAAACTTGATTAACTTGAGACATATGGACATTGACACTGCCGTTGGCTTTGACTTTCTTTCTAGGTTCAGAATGAAGAAATTGCCGATTGATTTGGGCCGGTTGACTTGCCTTCAAACATTGCCTTTCTTTCACATTGGTCAAGACGTTGGTGGTCAAATTGAAGAACTGGGATGCTTAAGCCAACTTAGAGGAGAATTACGTATTCACAATCTAGAGCATGTGAGAGATAAAGAAGAAGCCAAAACTGCAAATTTAGCGGTAAAATCAAAAGTACACAAATTGGGATTCTATTGGAGTTGGTGTAGAGGGGAAGGCAACAACAATGACGAGGATGTAATGGAAGGCCTTCAGCCTCACCCAAATTTGAAAAGCTTAAAGATAGAAAAATTCAATGGTGAGAAGTTCCCTTCGTGGCTATTGGGGAGTGATAATATTAGGGGTGGCTTGTTACTTTTCGATCATCTATTGGAGATTCGCTTAAACTCCTGTAGGAAGTGTGAAAAAATTCCTACACTTGGACATTTACCCAGTCTCAAAGTTCTTGATATAATGGAAATGTATAACGTGAGATGCATAGGAACTGAATTTTACAGCAGTTATAATGGTGAGGGATCGAGTAATAGTAGAGGTGGCAGTGGCAGTGGCAGCACCGTGTTGTTCCCTGCTTTGGAAACACTTGTTTTGGAGGGCATGAGTAATCTAGTAGAATGGACGGAAGCAACAGCAGAAATGGGAATGATATTTCCTCGCCTTCAGAAATTGAAGGTTGCGGAATGCGGGGAACTAACAAGTGCTCCACGTCATTTTCCGTCtattaagaaattaattatttaCAGAATCACAGGCCTAGCATTTGAAAAGATTATTAGCGAGCTTACCACACTCACATCCATCCAGATTCAGAAAGTTTCAGAACTTGCTTGTCTGCCACAgcattttttgcaaaaaaatacaAGTCTCATGGATTTGAATATATGGAATTGTGCTGATTTGGAGTCAATCTTGCCACATGAGCATGTATGGCCCATCTGCACCTCTCTCCGATCACTCTCTATACATGGCTGTGACCAACTGAGTACATTGCCAGATGCACTGCACAACCTTCATTGCCTTGAGGGTATTGATGTAAATTGCTGTAGTAACCTGAGGTCCTTTCCAAGTATACAAGGTATCGCATCCCTTCTTCAACACTTGCGGATATCCTGTAGTGATGTAGTTCTACCAACTGGGCTACAATCCTGTATGTCTCTTCAATATTTGAATATATGCAATTGCCCTCATCTGATATCAATTCCAGATCTACGAAATTTGCATTCTCTTATCCATTTAGAAATTGACAGTTGCCCTAATCTGATATCGATTCCAGATCTGAAAGACTTGCCTTCTCTTACCCGATTAAAAATTAGGAGTTGTTCTAAATTGAAATCAATTCCAGATTTAAAAGAATTGCCTTCTCTTACCGGATTAGATATTTGTGATTGTTCTGATTTGGTATTGATTCCAGATCTAAAAGAATTGTCTTCTCTTACCCAACTAAAAATTTCTGGTTGTCATAATCTGATATCAATTCCAGATATACGTCAACTTCGTTCTCTTACCCAATTAGGTATTCGCCGATGCCAAAATATGAGGTGTGTGCCAGATGGATTAGAGTGCCTCACCCGCTTGGAGTGTTTGTGGATCGGTGACTTTTGTCAGGAGTTAAATTCTTTCCCAAGTCTCAATTCCATCCAACACTCACATGCGCCCCTTCAAAGATTACATTTGTATGGATGGGATAGTCTCAACTCTCTCCCAGAGGCAATTAAATACTCCACTGCCCTTCAAATTCTAGAAATATCTGAATTTGGTGAAATCATCTCTTTGCCTGACTGGTTAGGCAACCTTTCTTCTATTCAAGAGCTATATATTTACAATTGCAAGAACCTGATGTATCTGCCCAAAACGCAAGCCATGCGACGTCTCATCAAACTAGAACAACTATCCATTTTTCAATGCCCCAAATTGGAGGAAAGATGTGCACAAGGGAGTGGCGCAGAGTGGTCTAAGATTGCCCATATTCCGAAATTTTCTTCTAATGCTTGGATGGATCATTATAATTCATAG